One Acidobacteriota bacterium genomic window, CGTCGTTATCATGAACCAGGGGCGCGTCGAGCAGGTCGGCACCCCTGAACACGTGTATCACTCACCCGCGAGCCTGTTCGTCTACCAGTTCCTCGGCGAGGTAAACCTGTTTGTCGGGCGCGTCGCCGGTGACAAGGCCTACCTGGGCGGGCTGGAAGTCGACCTGCCGAACAAGGCCGGTGCACCCGCCGATGTGGCTCGCCTCTTCATCCGGCCACATCTGCTCCAGGTGCACGCCGAGCCCACGAGCGGTACGTTCAAAGCCACCGTCGTCCACGTCAACAAGGCTGGGCCCTCGGTCAAGATCGAGCTGCGGGCCGAATGGGGCGACCCGGTGTTTGTCGAGATGTCTCCGGAACGTTGCGACCAGTTGAAGCTGGCGCGTGACGCGGTCGTGTTCATCAGCCCCCAGTCTCACGATCTGTTCGTCAGGGAGTGACGGAGCTAAACCAGGCGTTGTGAATCCGTCCGGCAAACCTCGCGAGCGTCGGTCGGCCGACACCAATTCCAGAACCGCGCACCGGCGAGAAATTGCGCGACAACTGGTGAGGTCTGAGCATTTAGGCCGTCGGCCGGGTGACGCCGGCCTTCACAGGCCGTCACACCATGACCCGGGATTGCACGCGCCAGCCCTGGTACGTGCTTTGCTCCAGGCATCCTCAGTCCGGCATTCAAGCAACTCGACATCTGGCCGATTACGTGATCACCGGGCACAGTGGGCTCATGGAGGGTCGCATGGACGCCAGATCAAACGATGTCGCGCACATTCCGGGATTGGCGGCTCGAACGCTCGCCTGCGCCGTGATCAAGCAGGCGCTTGTGGATGCGCTCGACCCGACGACACCCCAGGAAATCCGGGCGGACGCCCAGGCGTTTCTGTCCGGTGATGAGTGGTATCGGATGTGGTGCAACGCGGGCGGCTATTCGCCAAGCCCGCTGCTCCACCGCCAACAGGCTGCATAAAGGCCCCCTCCTGCCAGATCGGGCGCCGGCGATGGAATAACCCGGCGCCCGCTCGCCTATCAGTTTGAGATTCCGATACACTTCCGGCCCATGGCCACGCCGCGGACGATCCGCACGGTGTGCCCGCGCAACTGCTACTGCACGTGCGGGATGCTCGTCACCCTCGACGAGCGTGACCGGATCGTGCGGATTGAGGGCGATCCGGCCAACCCGGCCACCGGCGGTCATGTATGCCTCAAGGGGCTAAGCTACGCCCGGCGTGTGAATTTCCGCGATCGACTGCTCACACCGATGCGCCGGCGCCCGAGTGGTGAGGGTTTCGAACCGGTCGCGTGGGACGATGCCCTCGGCGAGATCACCGAGCGATTGACGCGCATCCGTACGACCCACGGACCGTCGAGCGTCTTGTACTACGAAGGCTCCGGATCCCATGGCGCGCTCAGTAGGCTCTCGATGGCCTTCTGGCGGCAGTTTGGCGGGTGCACCACGACGTACGGAGACCTGTGCTGGCCAGCCGGCCTCGAAGCCACGCGGTTGACCTACGGCGCCAACATCCACAATCACCCGCGCCTTACACGCGACAGCCGTTTCATTCTGATCTGGGGCCACAACCCGGCCGAAACCAATATCCACCAGTGGCGGCTGATTCTGGACGCGCAGGAGCGCGGCGCCATCGTAGCCGTCGTTGATCCGCGCAGCACCGATACGACCGACGCCGCCGACATCCACCTGCAGCCGCGCCCGGGAACCGACGCGGCGCTGGCGCTGGGGCTCGCCCGCATCATCGTGGATGCCGGCCTGCACGATGCGGCGTTTCTCGGCGCGCATGCCGCAGGCTTTGAGCAGTACCGCGCGCGCCTCGCCGACTATCCCACGGAGAGGGTCGCTGACATCACGGGGCTCGACCCGGCAGCGATTCGCGATCTCGCGCTGGCCTATGCGCGGACCCGTCCAGCGTTGCTCATCGCCGGCTTCGGATTGCAGCGTCACCATCGCGCCGGCCAGACGATGAGAGCCGTCGCGTTGTTGCCGGCCGTCACTGGCAATGTGGGGGTGGCGGGCGGTGGCTGGCAATACGCCAACCTGGCAAGCCATTGTCTGCGCGAATTGCCGCTGCCGCCCGAGCCCGCCGGGATGCGAGCCATCCCGGTGTCGCAGCTGGCCCGCCATCTGGAAACGCAGACTGCTCCCCCCATCCGGGCCGCGTGGATTGAACGCGGCAATCCGGGCAGGCAAAACCCGGCCGCCCCGCGGGTACGGGCTGCCCTCTCGTCGCTCGACCTGGTGGTCGTGGTCGATCAGTTCATGACGCCGACGGCCGCGTGCGCCGACTTTGTGCTGCCGGCCAAATCACTGTTCGAAGAGGAGGATCTCGTCACCGCGTATTGGCATCCGTATCTGCAGTGGCGCGCGAAAATTCTCGAGCCTCCCGGCCAGGTGAAGCCCGAGACCGAGATCTGGCGACTGATGTGCGAGCGATTCGGGTACGACACGTCGTGGTTCCCAGTGGACAAGCTCGCCTACCTGCGCGAGTTGCTCCCGGCAGGCCACGAGTCAGCGCTCGAGGCCCTGATGGACCGGCCTCTGGATCTGTCGGAACATGGTGACGTCGCGTTCGCCGATTGGCACTTTCCGACGCCATCGGGGAAGATACAGTTTGCCTCCGAGGAGGCCGGGGACTTGTGGGGCGTCGGGGCCGTGCCGGAGTATGCACATCTTGACGAGGGCCATGCCTCGGCGCTGGCGGACCGTCTCCCGCTGCAGCTCCTCTCGTGCAAGACGCGCGATCGGATCCACTCGCAGTTCGGCAATCTCGACTGGGTGCGCGAAGTCGAGCGGCCGCACGTGCTCGACATCAATCCGCACGATGCGTCAGTACGTGGCATCACCGACGGCGCCCGTGTTGCCGTGTGGAACGATCGCGGCCGGATCGAGCTCGCGGCGCGCGTGACGCCGGGCATCAGGCCTGGCGTCGTGCACATCCTTGAAGGCTGGTGCCACGAGGGCGATCCCGATGTGAACGCGCTCACCGGCGAAGGCATCACCGACATGAACCACGGCGCGACCTTCTACGAGTGCCTGGTCGACGTGGTGCACGTATGAGCGGCGCGGGATTCCTCGTCGACCTGCATCGGTGCGTCGGATGCGGCTCGTGCGTGCTCGCGTGCCGAATCGAGAACGGTCGAACCGACGAGCTGTCATGGCGGCGCGTGCTGCCGCTCAATCTGCGGCGGCACCCGGGAGGACCCACGTATTTCCTGTCGGTCGCGTGTCACCACTGCGATGAGCCCGCGTGCCTGCGAGGTTGCCCGTCCCGCGCGTACGAGAAACGGGCGGATGGCGTGGTGCTGCATCACGACGATCGCTGCCTGGGCTGCCGCTACTGCGAGATGACCTGCCCGTTCGGCACGCCGACATACGACGAGGAGCGGGGCGTCGTCTCGAAGTGTCACCTGTGCGTGCAGCGGCTCGACCAGGGACTAGCGCCGGCGTGCGTCGCCGCGTGTCCGACCGAGGCGTTGCGGTACCAGGGGCCGGGAGCCGCGGCGAGCGCTGATGCGCGGGCGGGCGTGCCGGGATTCATAGATCCGGCCGGCTGCAGGCCGAACATCAGGTTTACACCGCCGAGAGGTGCGCGACGCGTGGTGTTGTTCGCGGCGCTTGAGGAGGTGATGCGGCGATGACCCAATCGTCTGGACACATGCCGCTCGTGTGGTTCACCAGCCTGGCCATCGGCGGGGCCGGCCTCATCGCCGCCGCCGCGTGGCGCCTACCTGCGGATCTCGCGTCGCAGGCGACTGCGCTGGCGGTGGGCGCGGTCGCGCTGGGCGCCGGTATTCTGGTCTCGATGCTCCATCTCGGCCGGAAGTCGCGCGCCCTGCTGGCCGCGCGCGGCGCGGGCCGCAGTGCCCTCAGTCACGAAGTCCTTCTGGCGGGGGCGACCCTCGCGTCGGCCCTGGCGCTTCTGGCGATGTACTGGCAGGCCTCTCCCTATGTGTGGGCCAAGTTCGCGGCGGCCACAACCGCGAGCCTGTTTCTCCTTTCGATCGGACGTGTGTATCGACTGGGGGGACAGCGGACGTGGCGCGGCCCGACCGTTCTGGTGCCCCTGACAACCGGGCTCGTGTGCGGCGAAATGTTCCTGCAGGTGATTGGCAACGCGTCGATCAGAGAGATCAGCGTGGCGTTCTGGATCATCCCCATCGACGCCATGGTGTTTGCCTCTCGGTGGTGGACTTTGGCCCGCACTGCTTCGGCGGGCACGCCGCGACGTGTTGACGCCAACCGACTGCACAATCTCTCAGCCGCGCGCCTGCTCATCTTCGACGTCATCCCGCTCGTGCTCCTCGACATGAACGCGGCCGGTCTTGCCATGATCGCGGTTGTGATGGGACTGGCGCTCGATCGATGGCTCTTCTATGCGCTCGCGGACCAGCATACGACGGAGGCCGAGCTCGCCCGCGTCGAGGCGATTATCGAACGCGAATCTCGAATCGGATAAAATCGTCGTGGTCGCTGCAGCGGCTCTGTCACACCCATCCAGAGGACTGATTCCCCATGATCGTGCGTCGTGCTCACCTGAGAGGAGCGGTCATCGGACTCCTGCTCATCGCAACGTCGGCACCAGTTGTCGGCCGCGCCGGCGTCCAGGGCGGCGAGTCGAAGCCCGTGTTGCGCCTGGCCACCACCACCAGCACGGCCGACACGGGCCTGCTGAGCGCGCTGCTGCCCGATTTCGAGCGCCAGTGCGGCTGTCGCGTGGATGTGGTGGCCGTCGGCACGGGTCAGGCACTCGGACTCGGACGGCGCGGCGACGTGGACGTCCTGCTGGTACACGCGCGCGAGGCCGAGGACGCGTTTATCGCCGAAGGCCACGCCACGCGTCGCGACGACGTGATGTACAACGACTTCGTCATCGTCGGGCCGGCTGCCGATCCGGCGGGGATCGGAAAGACGAAGCTGGCCGTCGAGGCGTTCAAGGCCATCGGCAAGGCGAACGCAGCATTCGCGAGCCGCGGCGACAAGTCGGGCACGCACACGAAGGAACTCGCGCTCTGGAAGTCGGCCGGTCTCGCGCCCACCAGGAAAATGTCCTGGTACCTGTCGGTCGGCCAGGGCATGGGCGAAACGCTGACATTTGCGAGCGAGCGTCAGGCGTACACGCTGAGCGATCGCGCCACATGGCTCGCGATGCGCGGCAAACTGACCGGGCTCCGGTTGCTGTTTGGCGGCGAGACGCTGGCGGCCAATCCTGATCGCGATCTGCGCAACGACTACGGCATCATCGCCATCGGCCAGACCCGACATCCGTTCGTGCAGGCGGCGTTGGCGGCGCGCTTCGTCGAATGGATTCTCTCAAAGCCGACACAGGACCGCATCGGCGCCTTCGGCGTCGATAGGGTTGGCCAGCCGCTGTTCTACCCGAACTCGCACAGGCGGCCGAACACGCGCGACGCCGGCCAGGTGACGTCGATCACCGTGCGCTGACGACATGGTGACAACCGGTTTCAAAACCCGTTCTGGCGGCCGGAACACGTGCCGCGCGCACAGGTTTCGAAACCGTCTCCAGAAGGTGTCTCATCGATAGCATCCTGCGTGCACTCGGAGAGCCGGCATTAGTCGCGGTGGTGGCCCTCACCTTCCGCGTGACCGGCATTGCGCTGCTCCTGGCGACCATCGTCGGCGTGCCCATCGGCGCCGCCCTCGGTCTCGCGCGCTTTCCGGGCCGCCGCCTCGTGACGCTCGTGCTCTACACCGGGATGGGACTGCCGCCCGTCGTCGTCGGGTTGTTCGTCTACGTGGCGTTCTCGAGAAGCGGCCCGCTTGGCGATCTCGGGTGGCTGTTCACACCCGCCGCCATGATTGCGGCGCAGACCATCATTGCGTTTCCGCTAGTGGCTGCGCTCACGATGAGCGCGGTGGACGGCGTCGATCGGGACCTGCGCCTGCAGGTCCGTGCGCTGGGCGCCACGCGGTGGCAACTGGCCTGGACCGTGCTCCGCGAGGCCCGCATCGGCGTCACGGCCGCGATCGTGGCGGCGTTTGGCGGGATCATCTCGGAGGTGGGCGCGGTCATGTTGGTCGGCGGGAACATCGAGGGCCAGACGCGGGTGCTGACGACCGCGATCATGCTGTATGCGCGCCAGGGCGACTTCGCCCTCGCCATGGCGCTTGGCCTCATCCTCATCGCGCTCGCGCTGGCCGCTAATGCCGTCCTGCTTCAACTCCAGGGGCGGTCGCGATGAGCGGCACCGGACCGGCTTACCGCATCACCGATCTGCGCCATCGCTATGGCAGTCGCATCGTGCTGGACGTGCCAGCGCTCGACATCGCGCGTGGCGAGACGCTGGCCGTCATCGGCCCGAGTGGCGCGGGAAAAACGACGCTGCTGCGCCTGTTGCAATTTCTCGAACGGCCGACGGAGGGCAGGATTGAGTACGCGGGAACGCCGGCCGTTTTTCCGATGCCAATCGAGATCAGCCGAACTGTCACCACGGTGTTTCAGCGGTCGGTCATGCTGGACCGATCGGTCCGCGACAATGTCGTGTTCGGACGCCGTCTCCGCGGCAGCCGAGCATTCGCCGATGTCGACGCCCTGATCGAGCGGTTGGCGCTGCAGCACCTGGCGAAGGCGCCCGCCCGGTCGCTCTCGGGCGGCGAGATGCAGCGCGTCGCGCTCGCCCGCGCCATTGCCACCGGGGCCGACGTGCTGCTGCTCGACGAACCGGCGGCAAACCTGGATCCCCGCAATGTCGCCATCGTGGAAGCGATGATCAAGGAACTCCAGGGACGGGGCACGACGCTGGTGCTCGTCACGCACAACACGCACGAAGCCCGCCGCCTGGCGTCGCGGACGCTGGTCCTGCTCGATGGCCAAGTGATCGAGGTGGGGCCAACCGCCACGGTCTTCGACTCGCCGGCCGACCCCCGCACCCGAGGCTTCCTGCGCGGCGACTTCATCTACTGAGAAATGGGGCCAGGCCCCATTTCGCCAGGCCGCCTCATTGTTGCCTTATCTGGGCCGGCCAATCTTGATCAGCACCGCGCCGTGGCGAGGCACCGTCGCCGAAAACTGATCGGTGGCGCTGCCGAGATCCCGGTGGAGCCACAAATCGCGAACCGGTTGGCTGCCCGACAGGCCCAGCGCCGAGAGCTTCACAGCCACCGTGGTCGGTTCGGGGCCGCGGTTAAACAGGCCCACGGCCATCGTGCCATCCGAAAGCGGTTTCGCCCAGACGTCGTACCGACCGTCGCCTGCGAGACGACCTGCCGCCTTGCCGAGCACGTCCTGATTGACGGCCAGCACTTCCGGGTTGCCGAGCAGGTTGACGGTGAACTCGTCAATCCGCGACATGTCGGCGCCAATCAGAAGCGGCGCCGCCTGCAGGCTCCACAACGAGATGTGGGTGATCTGCTCGTTTGGCGTCAACTGTGTCGGCCTTGCCGTATCGGTCCGCCCCCAGCCCACCATGCCGACGACGAGCATGTCGGTGTCGTTCCAATGGCCGGGGCCCGCGTACTTCTCGTGACCGGTTTGCTCGAAGCCGATGCCAGACATCGACGGCCATGTGTCGGTGATGTCGCCGGTCACCCGCCACAGGTTGCCGCCGACCTCGTCGCCCCACTCCCAGACGTTGCCCCAGCCGTACTGGCAGAGACTGTAAACGAAGTCGCGATCGAGCGTGTCGAGGATGCCGCGCATCAGCACGTATGGCTTCTTCAGATCCGCGAGGTTGTTGCGATCGCCCTCGTAGGAGCACCAGTCGTACTTGATGTAGTCGAAGCCCCACTTCGACCACGTGCGCGCGTCCTGCGCCTCGTGCTGGAAGCTGCCGTCGTACCGCTGCTGGCACGTGCGCGGCCCTGGCGACGAGTAGATCCCGATTTTGAGGCCGAGCCCGTGGACGTAGCCGGTGAGCGCCTTCATGTCGGGGAACTTCTCGTTCGCGGTGATCTCGCCTGTCGCCGTGCGCGGCCCTTCCCACGCATCGTCGATGTTGATGTACGTATAGCCCTGGGCCGCCAGACCGCTTCTGACCATGCCGACAGCCGCCGCGCGCACTTTCGCATCATCCACGCGGCCGCCCCATACATTCCACGAGTTCCACCCGAGCGGAGGCGTGAGCGCCAGCGCATCCTTGCCGCCGACAATCGTGATGGCGCCGGTGGTCCGGCCTTTGGGTCCGGTGACCGTGACAGTGACGGCCGTCCGGCCCTCGCGCCTGAGCGCCCCGCGGATGACGCCCGTCTTCGAGTCGAGCGTGAGCCCGGCCGGCAGGTTCTTCGCCGCGAAGGTCAGCGGCCCCTCGCCCGACGCGGGAATCATGAATTGGAAGGGGCGCCCGGGCGTGGCGCCGGTGATGCGGGGATGGTTGATGCGCGGCTCGGCAGTCCGGCTCGATGCCATCGGCGGCGGCGCCTCAACTGGCGGTGTCACGACCTCGGGCTTTGACGTGGCCTTCTGGACCGGCAGGATCATCGCACCGCCCCAGACCACCGTGTCACCCTGAGGGCCGTCGCCGCCGTCATGCACGGAGAGGACGAGGCGTTGGGCGCCGGCGAGATCAATCGAGATCGGCCGGGGCGCGTCGGCGGCCTTCATCAGGCCGGAGTCGCCCACATGCTTGCCGTCGACCCAGACGTCGAACGTGACGCTGCCGGGGCCGCTTTTCGCCGTGTCGTCGATACCGACCATCGAAACGAACCGTCTGGCCTGGCCCTTCAGATCGATCGCGAGGTCTGTGTTGACGTTGAGGGGCAAGCCGTGCGCGTACGTCACGCCACCGAGCGAGAGAACGAGCGGCGCGGGAGGCGTTGGGGGAGGCGCTGGAGCAGGCGCTGGCGGCGGCGTGGCCGGTTGTCCGGGCTGGGCCTGTCCGCGTTGCGGCTGAGCCGGCGGGCGCGGAGCACGCGGGCGGCGGATTGAGGCCCGACTCAGATCGAGGCTGTCGATCCAGATGGCATTGGCCGCGTCGATGAGGGTGAGCGATGCCGGGTCCTGCATCTCGACGCGCTCAGCGACGAGCGCGCCGCCCAGTCCGAGCGCCAGCGCCGCGACGACGATGATCTTTGATGAGGTCATGATGTGTTCCCTTCGCGGTGATCATACTGCCGGATCTTCACCTGTGCATCGCTCACGCCGGCCTCTGACCTCAAATGGCCGGATCCCTCTCGACCGAGGTCTGCAGGATGACGAAGGTCTCGGTCGACTGGATCTCCTTGATACTCTGCAGGCGCTCCGAGAGAAACGCATAGAGCTCGGGGATCCCCCGAGTCATGACCTTCGCCAGGAGGCTGTAGGTTCCCGTCGTGTAGTGCACCTCCACGATTTCTGGAATCGCCTTGAGCCGTTCCTGGGTCTGCGCGCTCAGGCCCGCCTTGGTCAGCGTGATGCCAACGAAGGCCGAGACGCCAAGTCCCAGCCCCGCATAATCCAACACCGCCCTCGAACCCTTGATGACGCCCGCCTCCCGAAGTCTGCTGACACGCTGGTGAATGGCGCCGCCCGAGACGTCCAATGCGCGCGCAATTTCGAGGAACGGTTTGCGGGCATCCTTCACCAAGGCGCGCAGGATGGAACGGTCAAGATCATCGATGGCATGTTTCACGAACCCCCCTCTCAGGCACTATTAGCTAATTTTCACAATATTACGGTCAATAGTATCAAGTTATCACAATTATGCCGATTGACATGTATGTAGTGGTAGTCACGTGCGCTTTTCGCTATCATTCAGTTCTCAGGCGCACATGGTCCTGGCCCACCAGTCACCGCTGGCGGACACGAGCCTGGAATTTAAGGAGGACGTCGTGGCGACACCCCGAAGAGACTCATCCCTCGCCCTCGGCATTCAGCGGATCGAGCCGGTGGACCTGCAGGATCCCATGGTCCTCGGTTCCCTCGAACAGGCCCGGAGGGCGATGTCCAATCCTCGGCTCCAGGAGATTCTCGCCGTGCGGACCACCATCCAGCACTATCTCTGCGGCGAGCTGGTCGGTCGTGGCTACGTGCATCCGCCCGTCTACATGCTGGCGGGCTGCACGGATCCCTTGAACCACTGGACCTACCCGGCCAGGGTCAACTACTACGGCGAAGAGGTGTCGGTCACCCAGTCGCTCATTCTTCAGAAGATCCTCATGGTCATGCTTTCCGGAGCCCGACAGGTCTTCTGGGCTTCCCCGAACATCCGGATGGAGATGCGCATCGGGCGGAAGGAGTACAAGTACACCTCGGAGTTCATGCAGGTGGACTTCGAGAAGCGTGACGGAACCTACGAGGAAATGCTCGGGCTCATCTCGGATCTGGTCCGGGGCCTCTATCGGCGCCTCGCCGAAACCCATGGCGACACCATTCAGCGCTTTCGGGGATCAGCCTTGCCCGAGTTGACGGACCCGCTCAAGGTCATCGACGTCCAGGACATCAAACGGCGGGAGAGCCTGGAAGACGATGACGCCGTTGAGCGCTGGGCGGCGTCGCGCTCGCAGGGCCGGCCCTTCATTCTCTCGAACCTGCGGAGGGAGGCCTACGACTGTTTCGAGCCCGAGCAGGGACGCTTTCTCAACTACGACGTGGTCCTGCCGCCTGCGGGCGAGAATCCGCATCCCATCGAGTGTCTGTCGGGCGCCGAGCGGACCCGGTCGATCGAGGATCTCGAGCGCCGGATGATGGATCTCAATTACCCCATGGCCTATTTCGCGCCTTTCTTCGATTTGTTCACGTCCCTCGATGGCAACGGGGGGAAGATCGCGTGTGCCGGCGCGGGTTTCGGAGTGGAGCGGCTGACGTACGCGATTCTGGGGCTCAAGGACATCCACGAGGTCTATCCCTTTCCCCGCATGGCCGAAGGGCGGATCGCCATTTAGTCTCGCGCAGGATCGGGCGTGACGACGTTGACGAGGCAGCAAGGCCATCGCCCCGGCTATTTTCTTGTCGGCGCGAGATGCGCGTCGAGGAACGCGTCGATGTCGGCAAGCGTGCTGTAAGCCAGCGACGTGGCGTGCCGGTGAGAAAGTCCGCTGATCATGCGTGAGATCGCGCCCTGCCGGTCGGCGTGATAGAGCACGTAGGCGCACTGGCCCGACTGCGCCGCACGGCCGAGAATGTAGCCGACCTCGAATCCCACACCGAAGCTGGAGCCCGACGCCTCGGCCACAAGGATGTCGGCGGCGTCGAGCCACTCGACATCCCGCGTGAACACGTGCTCGGCGGTCACACGGCTTTCGACCGCCTCAACATCGTCTCGAAGCAGGTGCGACGTCAGCACCTCGTGCCCGAGATGCACGAGCCGATCGTGAATGTGACGCGCCGCCGCAACCGCTCCGCGGTCTCCCCGAACAGTACACGCCAGGTAGATACGCATGCCGGCTCCAGTATTCTCATCCCTTCGACCGCCGACCTCGCCTCACCGTCTGTCAGGGTCGCGCGAGCGCCGCGGCCCAGGGCTGGGCCGTCACGGTCGACCGAATCACGTCGATGGCGCGCTCGATGTCCGGTCTCGTAATGCCGCGGTAGGTCACGAAGCGGACCACCGATCCCATCCCCGGCAGACCGCGCACGCCCTGCTCGCGCAGGTGGGTCGCGAAGGTTGCGGCATCGATGCCCAACCCCTTGACGTCCACATTGACGATGTTGCTCTGCACGGCGTGCAGATCGACAGACAAGCCTGGGATTAACGCCACGGCTTGGGCGAACAAGCGGGCGTTGTTGTGATCCTCGGCGAGCCGCCCGATCATGCTCCGCAGAGCGACGAGTCCGGGCGCGGCAATCACGCCGGCCTGGCGCATCGCAGCGCCGAACGACCGGCGCACCTTGCCGGCTCGCTCGATAAAGGCGCTCGATCCGGCGAGTACCGACCCCACGGGTGCCGACAGGCCCTTCGACAGACAGAAACTGACGGTATCGA contains:
- a CDS encoding ATP-binding cassette domain-containing protein; the protein is MSGTGPAYRITDLRHRYGSRIVLDVPALDIARGETLAVIGPSGAGKTTLLRLLQFLERPTEGRIEYAGTPAVFPMPIEISRTVTTVFQRSVMLDRSVRDNVVFGRRLRGSRAFADVDALIERLALQHLAKAPARSLSGGEMQRVALARAIATGADVLLLDEPAANLDPRNVAIVEAMIKELQGRGTTLVLVTHNTHEARRLASRTLVLLDGQVIEVGPTATVFDSPADPRTRGFLRGDFIY
- a CDS encoding NPCBM/NEW2 domain-containing protein → MTSSKIIVVAALALGLGGALVAERVEMQDPASLTLIDAANAIWIDSLDLSRASIRRPRAPRPPAQPQRGQAQPGQPATPPPAPAPAPPPTPPAPLVLSLGGVTYAHGLPLNVNTDLAIDLKGQARRFVSMVGIDDTAKSGPGSVTFDVWVDGKHVGDSGLMKAADAPRPISIDLAGAQRLVLSVHDGGDGPQGDTVVWGGAMILPVQKATSKPEVVTPPVEAPPPMASSRTAEPRINHPRITGATPGRPFQFMIPASGEGPLTFAAKNLPAGLTLDSKTGVIRGALRREGRTAVTVTVTGPKGRTTGAITIVGGKDALALTPPLGWNSWNVWGGRVDDAKVRAAAVGMVRSGLAAQGYTYINIDDAWEGPRTATGEITANEKFPDMKALTGYVHGLGLKIGIYSSPGPRTCQQRYDGSFQHEAQDARTWSKWGFDYIKYDWCSYEGDRNNLADLKKPYVLMRGILDTLDRDFVYSLCQYGWGNVWEWGDEVGGNLWRVTGDITDTWPSMSGIGFEQTGHEKYAGPGHWNDTDMLVVGMVGWGRTDTARPTQLTPNEQITHISLWSLQAAPLLIGADMSRIDEFTVNLLGNPEVLAVNQDVLGKAAGRLAGDGRYDVWAKPLSDGTMAVGLFNRGPEPTTVAVKLSALGLSGSQPVRDLWLHRDLGSATDQFSATVPRHGAVLIKIGRPR
- a CDS encoding substrate-binding domain-containing protein — encoded protein: MIVRRAHLRGAVIGLLLIATSAPVVGRAGVQGGESKPVLRLATTTSTADTGLLSALLPDFERQCGCRVDVVAVGTGQALGLGRRGDVDVLLVHAREAEDAFIAEGHATRRDDVMYNDFVIVGPAADPAGIGKTKLAVEAFKAIGKANAAFASRGDKSGTHTKELALWKSAGLAPTRKMSWYLSVGQGMGETLTFASERQAYTLSDRATWLAMRGKLTGLRLLFGGETLAANPDRDLRNDYGIIAIGQTRHPFVQAALAARFVEWILSKPTQDRIGAFGVDRVGQPLFYPNSHRRPNTRDAGQVTSITVR
- a CDS encoding nucleoside 2-deoxyribosyltransferase, with the translated sequence MRIYLACTVRGDRGAVAAARHIHDRLVHLGHEVLTSHLLRDDVEAVESRVTAEHVFTRDVEWLDAADILVAEASGSSFGVGFEVGYILGRAAQSGQCAYVLYHADRQGAISRMISGLSHRHATSLAYSTLADIDAFLDAHLAPTRK
- a CDS encoding dimethyl sulfoxide reductase anchor subunit, encoding MTQSSGHMPLVWFTSLAIGGAGLIAAAAWRLPADLASQATALAVGAVALGAGILVSMLHLGRKSRALLAARGAGRSALSHEVLLAGATLASALALLAMYWQASPYVWAKFAAATTASLFLLSIGRVYRLGGQRTWRGPTVLVPLTTGLVCGEMFLQVIGNASIREISVAFWIIPIDAMVFASRWWTLARTASAGTPRRVDANRLHNLSAARLLIFDVIPLVLLDMNAAGLAMIAVVMGLALDRWLFYALADQHTTEAELARVEAIIERESRIG
- a CDS encoding molybdopterin-dependent oxidoreductase codes for the protein MATPRTIRTVCPRNCYCTCGMLVTLDERDRIVRIEGDPANPATGGHVCLKGLSYARRVNFRDRLLTPMRRRPSGEGFEPVAWDDALGEITERLTRIRTTHGPSSVLYYEGSGSHGALSRLSMAFWRQFGGCTTTYGDLCWPAGLEATRLTYGANIHNHPRLTRDSRFILIWGHNPAETNIHQWRLILDAQERGAIVAVVDPRSTDTTDAADIHLQPRPGTDAALALGLARIIVDAGLHDAAFLGAHAAGFEQYRARLADYPTERVADITGLDPAAIRDLALAYARTRPALLIAGFGLQRHHRAGQTMRAVALLPAVTGNVGVAGGGWQYANLASHCLRELPLPPEPAGMRAIPVSQLARHLETQTAPPIRAAWIERGNPGRQNPAAPRVRAALSSLDLVVVVDQFMTPTAACADFVLPAKSLFEEEDLVTAYWHPYLQWRAKILEPPGQVKPETEIWRLMCERFGYDTSWFPVDKLAYLRELLPAGHESALEALMDRPLDLSEHGDVAFADWHFPTPSGKIQFASEEAGDLWGVGAVPEYAHLDEGHASALADRLPLQLLSCKTRDRIHSQFGNLDWVREVERPHVLDINPHDASVRGITDGARVAVWNDRGRIELAARVTPGIRPGVVHILEGWCHEGDPDVNALTGEGITDMNHGATFYECLVDVVHV
- a CDS encoding Lrp/AsnC ligand binding domain-containing protein; translated protein: MKHAIDDLDRSILRALVKDARKPFLEIARALDVSGGAIHQRVSRLREAGVIKGSRAVLDYAGLGLGVSAFVGITLTKAGLSAQTQERLKAIPEIVEVHYTTGTYSLLAKVMTRGIPELYAFLSERLQSIKEIQSTETFVILQTSVERDPAI
- a CDS encoding ABC transporter permease; the encoded protein is MALTFRVTGIALLLATIVGVPIGAALGLARFPGRRLVTLVLYTGMGLPPVVVGLFVYVAFSRSGPLGDLGWLFTPAAMIAAQTIIAFPLVAALTMSAVDGVDRDLRLQVRALGATRWQLAWTVLREARIGVTAAIVAAFGGIISEVGAVMLVGGNIEGQTRVLTTAIMLYARQGDFALAMALGLILIALALAANAVLLQLQGRSR
- a CDS encoding 4Fe-4S dicluster domain-containing protein, with the protein product MSGAGFLVDLHRCVGCGSCVLACRIENGRTDELSWRRVLPLNLRRHPGGPTYFLSVACHHCDEPACLRGCPSRAYEKRADGVVLHHDDRCLGCRYCEMTCPFGTPTYDEERGVVSKCHLCVQRLDQGLAPACVAACPTEALRYQGPGAAASADARAGVPGFIDPAGCRPNIRFTPPRGARRVVLFAALEEVMRR